The genomic region GCAGCGGCGCGGCATCGACTCGAGGCGGGCCGCCGGTCGGTTGCGCTGGCGCGGGCGGCGCGCTGGCCGGAGATCGGCCTCGCCGGAATGGTCGAAGCGAACGATCCCGACTTCATCGGGACATCCGGCACCAACTGGAGCGTGATGTTGAACGCGCGCTGGACGATCGGCGACTTCGGACGCACCACCGCCCGCGTCCGAGCCCGGCGGCGCGAGCTGGAGGCGGCCCAGCAGGACGTGCTCCAGTTCGAGCGTAGCGTCGCGCTCGAGGTTCGCCGCGCCGTTTCGGAGCTGAGGGCGGCGCGGGCGCGGGTCGAGCAGGCCCGCCGGGCGGTGAAACTCGCGGAAAGCAGCCTGCGGATCGTCACCGACCGCTACCGAGAGGGCCTCACGACACTGGTCGAGCTGATGAAGGCCGAAACGGCCCTGACCGCAGCGCGGATGCGAGAGGTGGCGGCGCGGCGCGACGTGCTCGTCGCACGCGCCCGGGTCGATCTCGCGGCGGGGCGGCTGTGAAGCGCGGCGGCACCGGTCCGGTCCGAGGCGGAAACCGAATCGACGAGACGATGCGAGGGACGAGCCGATGATGCGGGCGAGACGGACGAACGAAACGGCATGGAGCAGGATCGCCGCAGCCGCGGCGCTCGCGATGTGGCTGCTGCCGGCCGCCGGGTGCGCCGGCGGCGAGGGGCGCCGCGAGGCCGCGGTGGAAGAACAGCCGCTGGCGGTCGAGGTCGCCGAAGCGAGGCGCGAGGCGGTGCCGCAGCTCACCGAGGCGAGCGGTGGCGTCGAGCCGTGGCGGCGAGCCGCCCCCGGTACGAAGATCCTCGGCCGCGTCGAGACGGTCGCGGTGAGCGAGGGCCAGCATGTCGCCGCCGGCGCGCTCCTGGCGAAGCTCGATACCCGGGATCTCGAGGCGGCCGTCGAGCAGGCGGAGGCGGCCGTCGCGATGGCCGAGGCCCAGCTCGAGAACGCCCGGACGCAGCACCGGCGGATGGTCGATCTCCACGAGCGCGGCTCGGTCACCGACAAGAATGTCGAGGACGCCGTCGCCGCGCTGCGGGTGCGCGAAGCGGCGCTGGAGCAGGCCAAGGCGAACCTCGCCGCGGCCAGGGTGACCCTCGGGTATGCCGAGATCCGCGCGCCGTTTGCCGGGTGGGTCGTGGACAAGCGCGTCGAGCGGGGAGATATGGCAGCCCCCGGCGCTCCGCTCTTCGTCATCGAGGATCTGTCGCGCGTCAAGGTCCGCGTGCAGGTCCCCGAGGCGAGCGTGATCGGGCTCGGGAAGGGCGGGCCGGCCCGCGTGCGCATCGATGCTCTCGACCTCGACCGCGAGGCCACGATCGCACGCGTGATCCCTGCGGGCGATCCCGCGAGCCGCACGTTCGACGTCGAGGTCGTTCTGGACAATCCCGACGGCGCGATCCGCTCCGGGATGTTCGCGCGGGTCAGCTTCCCGCGCGGCGAGCGCGAGGTACTGGTCGTTCCGGAACGGGCGCTCGTCCGTCGGGGCCAGCTCGTCGGGCTGTACGTCGTCGGGAAGGATGGCCGCGCGCGGCTGCGTTGGATCCGCACCGGGGCGAAGACGGAGCGCGGGGTGGAGGTGCTCTCCGGCCTCGACGCCGGCGAACGCTACGTGGTCGAGCCGCCGCCCGAGCTGACGGACGGCCGGGCCGTCGTGGAGCGTTGAGCCCATGTTCACCGGAATCGGACCCGCGGGCCGCATCGGCCACTTCTTCATCGAGTCGAAGCTGACTCCGCTCCTCGTCGCTGCGGCGCTGGCGGTCGGCGCCTTCGCGGTCGTGCTCACGCCGCGCGAGGAGGAGCCGCAGATCGTCGTCCCGATGGTCGACCTTTTCGTCGGCCTGCCGGGAGCTTCGCCCGCCGAGGTCGAAAACCGCGTGACCATCCCGCTCGAGAAGCGCATGTGGGAGATTCCCGGCGTGGAGTACGTCTACTCCGTCTCGCGCCCGGGAATGGCCATGGTCACGGTCCGCTTCTACGTCGGCGAGGACCAGGAGCGCAGCCTGGTCAAGGTCTACGAGAAGCTCGTCTCGGGGATGGATCGCATGCCGGCGGGAGCCACACCGCCGCTGGTCAAGGTGCGCACCATCGACGACGTGCCGGTGCTCGGCCTGACCCTGTGGTCGTCACGCCACGATGGGTTCGAGCTGCGGCAGATCGCCGCCGAGCTGAAGAAGGAGATCGACCGGCTCGACGAGGTGTCGGTCAGCCGCATCATCGGCGGCCGGCGCCGCGCCGTTCTCGTGCGGCTCGACCCGGAGCGGATGTCGGCCTTTGGGGTCGATCCCGCCGGGGTCGCCTCGGCCCTGCAGATGCAGAACGCGGCGCTCACCGCCGGCGAGTTCGACCGCGGTGACCGCCGGATCCGCGTGGAAACCGGTGCCCTGCTGCGCGATCGCGACGAGGTGGCACGACTCGTCGTGGGCTTGCACGCCGGCCGGCCGGTCTACCTCGCGGATGTGGCGGAGATCGCCGACGGACCTGAGGAACCTCGCGAGTACGTCGCCTTCGGGGCGGGGCCCGCGGCGGCCGAGCGGGGAATCGTGGGGGCCGGCGGGCCCGATCGGCTGATGCCGGCGGTGACGATCGCGATCGCCAAACGGAAGGGATCCGACGCGTCGTGGGTCGTCGACGAGGTGATGAAGAAGGTGGAGACCCTGCGCGGCTCCCTGATCCCTCCGGACGTCCAGATCACCGTCACGCGTGACTACGGCGCCACCGCCCGAACCAAGGCTGACGAGCTGCTCATGCACTTGCTGGGCGCGATCCTGTCGGTGACCGTGGTCATCGCGCTCTCCCTCGGTTGGCGCGGAGCCGCCGTGGTGTTCGTGTCGGTGCCGGTCACGTTCGCGCTGACGCTGTTCGTCTACTACCTGTTCGGCTACACGCTGAACCGGGTCACGCTGTTCGCGTTGATCTTCGTGACCGGTATCGTGGTCGACGACTCGATCATCGTCGTCGAGAACATCGTCCGCCATTTCCAGATCCGGAAGCTGCCGCCGCTCCAGGCCGCCGTCGCGGCCGTGGACGAGGTCGGCAACCCGACCATCCTTGCCACGCTCACGGTGATCGCCGCCGTGCTTCCGATGGCCTTCGTGCGCGGGTTGATGGGGCCCTATATGCGCCCGATGCCGGTCGGAGCATCGCTGGCGATGACCTTTTCGCTGGCGGTGGCCTTGGTGGTCGCGCCGTACCTTGGCTATCGCGTGTTGCGGGGGACACACGGGGCGGACGAAAAGCCCTACGTGCTCGAGGAGACGCGCATCTACCGCACCTACAACGCCATCCTGCGGCCGCTCCTCGTGAGTACCTGGCGGCGCTGGTTGTTCCTCGGGTTCGTGACGCTGCTGCTGGTTCTGTCGATGGTCCTCTTCCCGCTGAAGTGGATCACCGTGAAGATGCTTCCCTTCGACAACAAGAGCGAGCTGCAGGTGATCATCGACATGCCGGAGGGCACGACGCTGGAGCGAACGGCCAGGGTGGCGCGGGAGATGGCGTCGTACATGATGACGGTGCCCGAGGTCACGGATGTGGAGCTGTACGCCGGCACCGCATCGCCGCACAACTTCAACGGCCTGGTGCGGCACTACGACCTCCGCCAGGGTCCGAATGTGGCCGATCTGCAAGTGAACTTCGTCGACAAGGACGCTCGCGACGATCAGAGTCACGACATCGCGCGGCGGATCCGTCCGGAGCTGACGCGGATTGCCGAAAAGTACGGAGCGGCGGTCAAGATCGCCGAGGTGCCGCCGGGGCCTCCGGTGCTGGCGACTCTTCTCGCCGAGGTCTACGGGCCGACGGAGGAGGCACGGCTGGCGGCCGCGCGCCGGATCCTGGACGTGTTCCGCTCGACGGACGGAGTGGTGGATGTCGACTGGTTCGTAGAGGATCCGCAACCGAAGCTCGTGTTCAAGGTCGACCGCGAAAAGGCCGCCCGGGCGGGGGTTCCGGCCGCTGCCGTCGCGCGGGCGCTGAGGCTCGCGCTCGGCGGCGAGCCGGTCGGCCTCCTCCACGACGAGGACGCCGCGGAGCCGGTGCCGATCGAGCTGCGGTTGCCGCGGGCGCAGCGCTCGTCGGCCGCCGATCTGGAGAAGGTCCGGCTGGCGTCGATGAACGGGACGCTCGTACCGCTGTCGGAACTGGTGCGCGTGGAAGAGACCGTCGTCCCACCGAGCCGCTACCGGAAGAACCTCAAGCCGGTGATCTATGTCGCCGGCGACGTGGCCGGCCGCGAGGAGAGTCCTGTCTACGCGATTCTCAAGATGGCGGACGAGATCGCAGAGATCGAGACACCGGGAGGGGCGAAGATCGAGCAGTACTACCGGGACGAACCGTTCTCGACCGAGCGGGTGGCGATGAAGTGGGATGGCGAGTGGCACATCACCTACGAGGTCTTCCGGGATCTCGGCGGAGCCTTCGCGGTGGTGCTGGTGCTGATCTACATGCTGATCATCGCCTGGTTCAAGTCGTTCAAGGTGCCGCTGGTGATGATGATCGCCATCCCGCTGTCCCTGGTCGGCATCCTGCCGGGACACTGGTTGTTCGGCGCGTTCTTCACTGCGACGTCGATGATCGGTTTCATCGCACTCGCGGGCATCATGGTGCGCAACTCGGTGCTGCTGATCGATTTCGTCGACCTGGCACGAGAACAGGGCAAGACGCTCGGCGAGGCGGTCATCGAGGCGGGCGCCGTCCGCTTCCGGCCGATCTTGCTGACGGCCGGAACGGTCGTGGTCGGAGCGTTCGTGATCATCTTCGATCCGATCTTCGAAGGTCTCGCGATCTCGCTGATGGCCGGCTCGGTCGCCTCGACGATGCTGACGCTCGTGGTGGTCCCTCTCGTCTATTACATGGTCGAAAAGCGCCGCCAGGCGAAGCCCTATCCGGACGACTGGACCGCCTGCGCGGCGCCGGCGGATCGATGATGAGTCTTTCCCGGTGCCGCGGTGGGCGAGGGCCCGTGGGGACGCTCCCTCCGGAAGCGGCGGGAGGGGAAGGCCCCGCTGCGCCGGCGACGGCCAGAGCGGTTCGCTTTTTTCGAGCAGCGGCGGATGCGGGTGTCGCGCCGCTCGCACCGGCAGCGGGTGAATCCGTTCGCTCCCGGTGGC from Acidobacteriota bacterium harbors:
- a CDS encoding efflux RND transporter permease subunit translates to MFTGIGPAGRIGHFFIESKLTPLLVAAALAVGAFAVVLTPREEEPQIVVPMVDLFVGLPGASPAEVENRVTIPLEKRMWEIPGVEYVYSVSRPGMAMVTVRFYVGEDQERSLVKVYEKLVSGMDRMPAGATPPLVKVRTIDDVPVLGLTLWSSRHDGFELRQIAAELKKEIDRLDEVSVSRIIGGRRRAVLVRLDPERMSAFGVDPAGVASALQMQNAALTAGEFDRGDRRIRVETGALLRDRDEVARLVVGLHAGRPVYLADVAEIADGPEEPREYVAFGAGPAAAERGIVGAGGPDRLMPAVTIAIAKRKGSDASWVVDEVMKKVETLRGSLIPPDVQITVTRDYGATARTKADELLMHLLGAILSVTVVIALSLGWRGAAVVFVSVPVTFALTLFVYYLFGYTLNRVTLFALIFVTGIVVDDSIIVVENIVRHFQIRKLPPLQAAVAAVDEVGNPTILATLTVIAAVLPMAFVRGLMGPYMRPMPVGASLAMTFSLAVALVVAPYLGYRVLRGTHGADEKPYVLEETRIYRTYNAILRPLLVSTWRRWLFLGFVTLLLVLSMVLFPLKWITVKMLPFDNKSELQVIIDMPEGTTLERTARVAREMASYMMTVPEVTDVELYAGTASPHNFNGLVRHYDLRQGPNVADLQVNFVDKDARDDQSHDIARRIRPELTRIAEKYGAAVKIAEVPPGPPVLATLLAEVYGPTEEARLAAARRILDVFRSTDGVVDVDWFVEDPQPKLVFKVDREKAARAGVPAAAVARALRLALGGEPVGLLHDEDAAEPVPIELRLPRAQRSSAADLEKVRLASMNGTLVPLSELVRVEETVVPPSRYRKNLKPVIYVAGDVAGREESPVYAILKMADEIAEIETPGGAKIEQYYRDEPFSTERVAMKWDGEWHITYEVFRDLGGAFAVVLVLIYMLIIAWFKSFKVPLVMMIAIPLSLVGILPGHWLFGAFFTATSMIGFIALAGIMVRNSVLLIDFVDLAREQGKTLGEAVIEAGAVRFRPILLTAGTVVVGAFVIIFDPIFEGLAISLMAGSVASTMLTLVVVPLVYYMVEKRRQAKPYPDDWTACAAPADR
- a CDS encoding efflux RND transporter periplasmic adaptor subunit, producing MMRARRTNETAWSRIAAAAALAMWLLPAAGCAGGEGRREAAVEEQPLAVEVAEARREAVPQLTEASGGVEPWRRAAPGTKILGRVETVAVSEGQHVAAGALLAKLDTRDLEAAVEQAEAAVAMAEAQLENARTQHRRMVDLHERGSVTDKNVEDAVAALRVREAALEQAKANLAAARVTLGYAEIRAPFAGWVVDKRVERGDMAAPGAPLFVIEDLSRVKVRVQVPEASVIGLGKGGPARVRIDALDLDREATIARVIPAGDPASRTFDVEVVLDNPDGAIRSGMFARVSFPRGEREVLVVPERALVRRGQLVGLYVVGKDGRARLRWIRTGAKTERGVEVLSGLDAGERYVVEPPPELTDGRAVVER